ATCAAACCAAGGCGCCCGATGCCGCCGAAGCCCTGCGGCTGACAGCCGCCGATCTCATGCAGATCAAGGTTATCGACAAGATCCTGCCCGAACCGACCGGCGGCGCCCACCGCAATCATCAATTGGCGGCACAAATCGTCAAGGCCGAACTGCTGTCGTGCCTGGCGGAACTGAAATCGCTGAGCACTCAGGAGCTGCTGGCGCGGCGTCTGGAAAAATTCCGGGTTATTGGAATCTACGATGAAGTCTGATTCCGGCCCGGCGCCCCACTTCGACGCCGACCTCCTCCACATCCTGGCTTGTCCGAAATGTAAAGGGTCGTTGACTCTGAACGCCGCAATGCATACACTTGACTGCGGCGCCTGTCGGCTGCGTTATCCGCTCAACCAGGGAATCCCGATTCTCCTGCTTGAAGCCGCCGCGGCGTTCTGAGGAATTTCTGTAAGGAGTTGGTACTCGATGAAGCTATCGAAATTCTGTGAAGAGCAATTGATTTCATTCGACTTGCAGGCCCGCGCCAAGAGCGGCGTTATCGAAGAACTGGTCGAGATGGCGGCTAAGTCGAAATTGGTGAAGGATAAGAATCTGCTGCTCAAGGATATTATCACGCGCGAGAACCTCGTCACGACCGGCGTCGGCTACGGCGTCGCCTTCCCGCACGCCAAGACTAAAGCGACCAAGGGCATCGTCATCGCCTTCGGGCGCTCCGATCCGGGCGTCGACTTTGAAGCCATGGACCGCCAGCCGGTGCACCTTTTCTTTCTCATCGCCGCCCCCGAAGATGCTATCGGCGCTCATCTGAAGGTGATGGCGCACCTGTCGTACCTGATGAAATCCGAGAAGAATCGGGAGAAGCTGATGACCGTCAAAAGTCCCGGGGAACTATTGCAGATTCTCGATTCTATTGAATAGCTTCGATGAAATGGACCTCCGGTCGTCTCTATCGCAATCGCAAACTGCTGCTGACCGTCTCCGGCCTGGTCATTCCCCTCTTGCTGTCGGTGATGCTTACCGGTGAGCGCAATTTCGTCGCCGGTCTCCTGCAAACCGTTTTCTATTCCCCTTTTCTCGGCATCTCCAACCAGGTGTCGTCGCTCCATCGCGTCTATGAAGACAACGAAGCGCTGCAGCGGGAAATCGTCCGGCTCCAGTTCGAGCAGC
The sequence above is drawn from the Candidatus Zixiibacteriota bacterium genome and encodes:
- a CDS encoding PTS sugar transporter subunit IIA, translated to MKLSKFCEEQLISFDLQARAKSGVIEELVEMAAKSKLVKDKNLLLKDIITRENLVTTGVGYGVAFPHAKTKATKGIVIAFGRSDPGVDFEAMDRQPVHLFFLIAAPEDAIGAHLKVMAHLSYLMKSEKNREKLMTVKSPGELLQILDSIE
- a CDS encoding Trm112 family protein, with translation MKSDSGPAPHFDADLLHILACPKCKGSLTLNAAMHTLDCGACRLRYPLNQGIPILLLEAAAAF